A region of Macaca thibetana thibetana isolate TM-01 chromosome 20, ASM2454274v1, whole genome shotgun sequence DNA encodes the following proteins:
- the MAF gene encoding LOW QUALITY PROTEIN: transcription factor Maf (The sequence of the model RefSeq protein was modified relative to this genomic sequence to represent the inferred CDS: deleted 2 bases in 1 codon): MASELAMSNSDLPTSPLAMEYVNDFDLMKFEVKKEPVETDRIISQCGRLIAGGSLSSTPMSTPCSSVPPSPSFSAPSPGSGSEQKAHLEDYYWMTGYPQQLNPEALGFSPEDAVEALISNSHQLQGGFDGYARGAQQLAAAAGAGAGASLGGSGEEMGPAAAVVSAVIAAAAAQSGAGPHYHHHHHHAAGHTTTHPTAGAPGAAGGASASAGGAGGAGGGGPASAGGGGGGGGGGGGGGAAGAGGALHPHHAAGGLHFDDRFSDEQLVTMSVRELNRQLRGVSKEEVIRLKQKRRTLKNRGYAQSCRFKRVQQRHVLESEKNQLLQQVDHLKQEISRLVRERDAYKEKYEKLVSSGFRENGSSSDNPSSPEFFITEPTRKLEPSVGYATFWKPQHRVLTSVFTK; the protein is encoded by the exons atggcatcagaACTGGCAATGAGCAACTCCGACCTGCCCACCAGTCCCCTGGCCATGGAATATGTTAATGACTTCGATCTGATGAAGTTTGAAGTGAAAAAGGAACCGGTGGAGACCGACCGCATCATCAGCCAGTGCGGCCGTCTCATCGCCGGGGGCTCGCTGTCCTCCACCCCCATGAGCACGCCGTGCAGCTCGGTGCCCCCTTCCCCCAGCTTCTCGGCGCCCAGCCCGGGCTCGGGCAGCGAGCAGAAGGCGCACCTGGAAGACTACTACTGGATGACCGGCTACCCGCAGCAGCTGAACCCCGAGGCGCTGGGCTTCAGCCCCGAGGACGCGGTCGAGGCGCTCATCAGCAACAGCCACCAGCTCCAGGGCGGCTTCGATGGCTACGCGCGCGGGGCGCAGCAGCTGGCCGCGGCGGCCGGGGCCGGCGCCGGAGCCTCCCTGGGCGGCAGCGGCGAGGAGATGGGCCCCGCCGCCGCCGTGGTGTCCGCCGTGATCGCCGCAGCCGCCGCGCAGAGCGGCGCGGGCCcgcactaccaccaccaccaccaccacgccgCCGGCCACACCACCACCCACCCGACGGCCGGCGCGCCCGGCGCCGCGGGCGGCGCGTCCGCCTCGGCCGGTGGCGCGGGGGGCGCGGGCGGCGGTGGCCCGGCCAgcgcg ggcggcggcggcggcggcggcggcggcggaggcggcgggggcgcggcgggggcggggggcgccCTGCACCCGCACCACGCCGCCGGCGGCCTGCACTTCGACGACCGCTTCTCCGACGAGCAGCTGGTGACCATGTCGGTGCGCGAGCTGAACCGGCAGCTGCGCGGGGTCAGCAAGGAGGAGGTGATCCGGCTGAAGCAGAAGAGGCGGACCCTGAAAAACCGCGGCTATGCCCAGTCCTGCCGCTTCAAGAGGGTGCAGCAGAGACACGTCCTGGAGTCGGAGAAGAACCAGCTGCTGCAGCAAGTCGACCACCTCAAGCAGGAGATCTCCAGGCTGGTGCGCGAGAGGGACGCGTACAAGGAGAAATACGAGAAGTTGGTGAGCAGCGGCTTCCGAGAAAACGGCTCGAGCAGCGACAACCCGTCCTCTCCCGAGTTTTTCAT AACTGAGCCCACTCGCAAGTTGGAGCCATCAGTGGGATACGCCACATTTTGGAAGCCCCAGCATCGTGTACTTACCAGTGTGTTCACAAAATGA